A genomic window from Lotus japonicus ecotype B-129 chromosome 1, LjGifu_v1.2 includes:
- the LOC130730572 gene encoding auxin-induced protein 22E-like gives MGSYETELNLKDTELRLGLPGCDELEKRSCKRSSMELEDSKCKSNVTTSNNVSSDSSTTNEHDSDSVQPAKVQVVGWPPIRSYRKNSLQQKKTEQGDGAGMYVKVSMAGAPYLRKIDLKVYNNYPELLKALENMFKCTFGEYSEREGYNGSEHAPTYEDKDGDWMLVGDVPWNMFMSSCKRLRIVKGSEAKGLSCL, from the exons ATGGGGAGCTATGAAACTGAGCTGAATCTGAAGGACACAGAGTTAAGGTTGGGATTACCTGGCTGTGATGAACTGGAGAAACGTTCATGCAAGAGATCTTCAATGGAATTGGAAGATTCCAAGTGCAAGAGCAATGTTACTACATCTAAtaatgtttcttctgattcctCAACCACAAATGAACATGACTCAGATAGTGTCCAACCTGCAAA GGTGCAAGTTGTGGGGTGGCCACCAATTCGATCTTATAGGAAGAACAGTCTACAACAGAAGAAGACAGAACAGGGTGATGGAGCTGGAATGTATGTGAAAGTGAGCATGGCTGGTGCGCCTTACTTGAGGAAGATAGATCTCAAGGTTTACAACAACTATCCAGAACTCCTCAAGGCCTTAGAGAACATGTTCAAGTGCACATTTG GTGAATATTCAGAAAGGGAAGGATACAATGGATCTGAACATGCTCCTACTTATGAGGACAAGGATGGTGATTGGATGCTGGTTGGAGATGTTCCATGGAA CATGTTCATGTCTTCCTGTAAGAGGCTGAGAATAGTGAAAGGATCAGAAGCCAAAGGATTGTCCTGTTTGTGA
- the LOC130725058 gene encoding zinc finger BED domain-containing protein DAYSLEEPER-like: MYLEEAVLPFEEPFDILGWWKQNGLKYPSLQMAARDFLAIPISTVASESTFSTSGRFLTPHRSRLRPDTLEAMICYQNWLWSNLKGSSPSMDMSKMMEYSTTILEDMDVDIALSGSG, translated from the exons ATGTATTTAGAAGAAGCGGTTTTGCCTTTTGAAGAACCTTTTGATATATTGGGTTGGTGGAAGCAAAATGGCTTAAAATACCCAAGTTTGCAAATGGCAGCAAGAGATTTCCTAGCAATTCCTATCTCCACTGTTGCTTCGGAGTCTACGTTTAGCACTAGTGGTAGATTTCTCACTCCACATCGCAGTAGATTGCGGCCAGATACTTTGGAAGCAATGATTTGTTACCAAAACTGGCTATGGAGTAATTTGAAAG GTTCTTCGCCATCAATGGATATGAGTAAAATGATGGAGTATTCCACCACAATATTGGAAGATATGGATGTTGACATT GCGCTGTCTGGTAGCGGTTGA